GCGACAAGGTGAAAGTCACCCTGCGTTACCGTGGCCGTGAAATGGCCCACCAGGAACTGGGTATGGAAATCCTCAACCGTGTGAAAGAAGATACGGTTGAAGTGGCAAAGGTTGAACACCAGCCGAAAATGGAAGGCCGTCAGATGATCATGATCCTCGGCCCAATCCCGGCAGGTGCCAAATAAGCCTGAAGCACTGCTTTACAGGTTTTAAAAACCCGATGATGGAAACGTCATCGGGTTTTTTGTTCCCTATTTTGTCTCAGTTCGCCATTGATCCATTTTGCGCCGTTCACGCTTGGTTGGGCGACCTGATCCCGGTTCACGTTCGGCCACCTTGGGCTCTTTGGGTTTCTTCGCCTTGGGCTGTGGTGGGTCCAGATCTTCATAAAGGGTTCTGGCCTCCGTCGCTGGACCACGGCGTAGTCCCATCTGGATGACACGGATCAGACGGATATGCGG
This sequence is a window from Terasakiella sp. SH-1. Protein-coding genes within it:
- a CDS encoding RNA-binding S4 domain-containing protein, yielding MTKEAPESLRVDKWLWHARFFKSRTLAAKFVTSGKLRVNGSLISKAHVQLKSEDVLTFPLGPHIRLIRVIQMGLRRGPATEARTLYEDLDPPQPKAKKPKEPKVAEREPGSGRPTKRERRKMDQWRTETK